The genomic region CACAATTCAAGGTAAGACTTTCTCCCTTGTTAAGCAGGTGTTCAAGGGCAAGGATATGGACTTCTGCCAAGTCGTTTACATGAATAAAGTCGCGAATACAGGTACCATCTGATGTGGGATAATCTGTGCCGAATAAGTAAAATTTTTCGCGCTTCCCGATGGCTGTTTGCAATAAAAGGGGGATTAGGTGAGTTTCTGGATTATGGGCTTCGCCTATAAGGCCTGAAGGGTCAGCTCCGGCAGCATTAAAATAGCGCAGAGAAACATAGGGAAGACCGTAGGCATTATGGCAATCAGTGAGCATATTTTCTACCATGGCCTTGCTAGTCCCGTAAGGATTAATGGGCGAAACAGGATGTTCTTCAGGAATGGGGACTTCTTTAGGTACACCGTAAACCGCGGCACTTGAAGAAAAAATAAAGGCCGAGACTTTGTTTTCCACTGAAGCTTGTAATAGATTAACCGTGGCTGAGAGGTTATTTTCGTAGTATTTCAAAGGGTCAGTCACGCTTTCTGGTACCACGATATAAGCAGCAAAGTGCATTACGGCTATCGGCTTTTCCGCTTCAAAAAAACTTTTTAAAAAGGCCTTGTCTCTTAAGTCGCCCTTTACTAGCCGCGCGCCTAAGACTGCCTCACGGTGGCCAGCAGAAAGGTTGTCTAACACAATCGGCTCATAACCTTTTTCTAAAAGAAGTTTCACCACGTGAGAGCCTATATAGCCAGCGCCCCCGGTTACTAGAATTTTTCGGGACATAGGAAAACCTCTAAAAAGAATTTAGGCCAAGATATCATGGCTCTAGCGAGTGAAAAAGTCTCTTATCTGAGCAATTTTTAACTTCTCACCTATGCTTGCGAGCGAGCCATAGGCGAGCAAAGCAATCTCGCCGCCGTAATCGTAGAGGTAGTGGCCTTCAGCTAAAGGGCACGGGTAGCCGTGCCCATAAGTTCACTTTGCCAGTTTTTTAGCTATTTCTTTTGCAAAATAAGTAAGTATTATGTCGGCGCCTGCACGACGAATAGAGATAAGGCTTTCCATCATAGCACGTTCTTCGTCAAGCCAACCAAGCTTTCCAGCAGCTTTAATCATAGCGTATTCCCCGCTTACCTGATAAGCAGCAATTGGATGGTTGAACTCTTCGCGTAGTCGCGTAATCACGTCAAGATAGGGCATGGCAGGCTTTACCATCAAGATATCAGCACCCTCTTCTACGTCTAGGGTGGCTTCGCGCAGGGCTTCTCTGACGTTAGCTGGGTCCATCTGGTAGCTTCGCCTGTCCCCAAATTGAGGGGCTGATTCAGCCGCGTCTCTAAAAGGGCCGTAAAAGCTTGAGCAATATTTTACTGCGTAACTCATGATGGGAATATGTGAAAAGCCTGCCTCATCAAGGGCTTCACGAATTCTGGCCACTCGGCCGTCCATCATGTCTGAAGGGGCTACCATGTCGGCTCCAGCTTTGGCGTGAGAGACGGCTACTCTGGCAAGCTGTTCAAGCGTAAGGTCATTATCCACCTCGCTGCCTTTAATAATTCCACAGTGACCGTGGCTGGTATACTCACAAAGGCAGACATCTGTGATTACTAGAAGTTCTGGCGCTATTTTCTTTATGGCCGAAATCGCCCGCTGAACAACTCCTTTTTTGGCGTAGGCCTCTGAGCCGATTTCGTCTTTTTGGGCCGGGATACCGAAGAGAATAACAGCTGGTAGGCCAAGGTCTATAATTTCTTTGATTTCTTCTTTCAAAAGATCTACTGAAAAGCGAAAAACTCCGGGCATAGAGGGTACTTCTTCTTTAATACCGTGCCCTTCAACCACAAAAAGAGGATAAATAAGATGATTTAAAGAAAGTTCGGTTTCACGTACGAGGGATCGCAGGGTCTCATTTCGGCGGAGACGACGGGGCCTGTATTCAGGAAAGAACATAATGGCCTCCTTTTTTGTCAAAGGATTTTAAATGAAAAAGAAAAAAAGGCAAAATTTATACTTTCTAAATAGAAAGTTTCTGTTAAAAGTTTCCCACCATGGATTCTCCAAAATCTAAATTTAAAACTCTGGAGATTTTTTTACTTTCTCTGGCCCATTTTGTCCACGATGTTTACACGGCTTTTTTATCACCACTTCTTCCTCTTTTAATGGATAAATTATCTCTTTCTTTGACACGAGGAGGTTCTCTGGCCGCAGTAATGCAACTTCCTTCGTTGATAAATCCTCTTTTAGGACTTTTAGCAGACAGAGTGAACCTTAAATATTTTGTAGTATTTGCCCCGGCCTTTACCGCTATATTCATGAGCCTTATAGGTCTTGCGCCAAATTATCTAATTTTGCTTTTTATGCTTTTTATGGCCGGTATAAGTGTAGCGGTGTTCCACGTACCTGCTCCAGTGCTTATTGCCAGGATGGCTGGCTCACGAAAAGGCCTGGCCATGAGCTTTTTTATGGTTGGGGGAGAGCTTGCTCGAACTGTAGGGCCAATTATAGCTGTAACTCTTGTGGCCATGAGAGGTCTGGACGGATTTTGGCCAATCATGTTTGCCGGTATTGCCACGTCTGGAATACTCTTTTGGCGTCTTAGAAATGTCGATCTCTCTATTCATAAGTCAACAAAGAATTTAGCCCTTTCTCGAACTTTTATAAACCTTAAGCATATATTCTTGCCGCTTGCTGGAATTATAGCTGCCAGAAGTTTTATGCACGGGGTTTTAACTACTTTTTTACCAACCTATATCAAGACCCAAAGCGGAAATTTATGGCTGGCCGGATTAGCCCTAAGTGTTCTTGAAGCTGCTGGTGTTGTTGGTGTGTTAATTGCCGGGCCGTTGAGTGATTTTCTAGGCCGCCAAAAGACACTGGCTATTTCTTTAATAGGTGCTCCAGTTTTTATTCTATTGTTTTTAGAAAGTAGCGGAATATGGCAGTTTCTGGCTTTGATTGGCTGTGGAGCTACTTTACTTTCTACTACACCGGTTATGCTAGCCCTAGTTCAAGAACATGCTAAAGAAAGTCCTGCTACAGCCAACGGCATTTTTATGATGTTATCATTTGTATTTAGGTCTTCTATAGTAATATTTATAGGGTTCCTTGCAGATAGATTAGGCCTCCATACTACTTATTTTATTAGTGCCTTGGTAGGAATGCTTGGTATCCCCTTTCTTTTCTTTTTGCCCAAAAAGTCAAATTAATAACCAACGTTTTTTCTCAGTCGATACCAATTGGTTACTGCGAGGCCAGGTGAAGACCGAAGTAGTAGAAACGCAAATTTTGTTCCAAGATGGGACGTTCTGAAAGCATTGTTTTTTGGGTATTTTGAAGGTAAAAATTTTTTATTTTGGTTTTTTGACGGAAAAAATTTTCCCCTTCTAGTGGAAAAATTTTCTACTTTTTTAAAAGGGAAAATTTTTTCCACTTAATTTATTTGCCTGTCCCCAAAAAGCAGGGTTAAATTTTAACAATTTATGGGAGGGACTTTGTATTATGATTAAAACCATCACGGTTAAAACCAATCGTCAGACAGAACTGGTTGATATCACTGATCAGGTGGCCCCTTTGGTGGCAGGGGTGGAAAGCGGCATTTGTTTTCTTTATTGTCCGCATACCACTGCTGGCATCATTATAAACGAAGGGGCTGATCCGGCGGTAGCTGACGATGTAATTTCAGTTTTAAACCACTTTGTGCCCTGGAAGTTTTCCTATAAACACCTGGAGGGCAACTCACCGGCTCACGTAAAGGCGGTTTTAACCGGCCCGGGCACCTTTGTTTTTATAGAAAACGGAAAACTTAAGCTTGGCACCTGGCAGCGTATATTTTTTGCCGAATACGACGGGCCGCGTACCCGCAAAATTTATGTTAAAGTTATGGCCGACAAATAATCCGAGGAGAATTTTATGAGTGTGAATAAAGTTATTCTCATAGGGCGCCTTGGAGCCGACCCTGAAATTCGTTACACCGCTGATGGCCAGCCGGTGGCCACTTTTAGGCTGGCTACCTCTGAGCGATGGACGGACAAGAACGGCCAGCGCCAGGAAAGAACAGAGTGGCACCGTGTAGTGGCTTTTGGCAAATTAGCTGAAATTTGCGGGGAATATTTGTCTAAAGGCCGCCAGGTTTATATAGAAGGGCGCCTTCAGACCCGTTCTTACGAAGACCGCGACGGCATAAAACGTTACGTGACAGAAATCGTCGCTCAGAATATGCAAATGCTTGGCCGCCGTGACGAAGTCTCAGCTGGCCCAGCTCCCAGTGCTGGGACTAGCGATTTTGTTGATGAGCCACCCCCAGACGAAGACTTGCCTTTTTAGCAGGCGGTAAAAGACTTTACTTCGTTCTCTAGAAGAAATCGGCAAGTGTGGGTGATGAGCTGGTTTAATTACTTTTTAGCATTCTCTTCAGGCACTATAAGCCTGAGATTATTAATCCGAGTATTTTTTATACGACAAAGTATAGCCGCTGACATAATCGCTAAAGCAAAGTAACCTTAGCTGTCACGGCGAGGTCTCGTTAGAGGTCGAAGCAGTCTCAGGGATTGCTTCGCTTCGCTCGCAATAGCTCAATTGTCGCCTATTTGGCTCTCCCCTTAGTAGAGAAATAAATTTTATCTTTTGTTATCTCTGGTAAGGAGAATGTATCCACAAACGGCCGCGTGGGCTCCAATTATCTTGCTCCTTCGGGACAAGGCAAAGCAATCTAACAGGAAAAGTATCAAGTAGGGCATGGGAAAAACTTGCCGACTGTTAGTTTTTCGTTAAATTTTTCCGGGAAATGAGAATCAAGCGTCTAGAAATTTTTGGTTTCAAATCCTTCCCTAAAAAGGTAAACATAGTTTTCCCTTCAGGGATTTCAGCCATAGTAGGGCCTAACGGTTGTGGCAAAAGTAACCTGGTAGATGCCCTTCGCTGGATCCTGGGGGAGCAAAACCCGCGTTTTTTACGCGTAAGAGAAATGACTGACCTCATTTATGCCGGCGAAAATGGCCATCGTCCGGATTTTGCTGAGGTGAAGCTAATTTTAGATAACGATAAAAAAGAAGGCCCTAAAGACCTGGCGCAACTTAATGAAATCTCTGTGGCCAGACGCCTTTATCGCGACGGCGAAAGCGAGTTTTATCTCAATAATCGTCCCTGCCGTTTAAAAGATATTGTTTATCTCTTTCTTGATACAGGGGTCCATGCCAGGGGCTACGGCATTATTGATCAGGGAAGGGTTTCTCAATTTTTAGAGTTAAGCCCTAAGGAAAGACGTCGCTTTTTGGAAGAGCTGGCCGGCATTGCCCGCTTTAAAGTAAAAAAAGAAGAAACCGAAAGGCAGCTTTCCAGGACAAAAGAAAATTTAAACCGTATAAAAGATATCTTAACTGAAGTAGAATCTCGCTTAACAGAACTAAAAGAACAGGCCAAAAAAGCAGAGGAATATCTTAAACTTCAAGAAGAAATAAGAGATTTAAGTCTTAAAAAGTTTGATTATCTATTTAGGCAAGCTAGAGATAAACAGCAAGAAGTTTCTGAAAAAATAGCTTCTTTAAAAGAAGAAGTAAAAAATATTTCATTACAAATAAATCAACTTGAGCCCCAAAAAGACGAAAAAGAAGCTCTTATTTTACTTTTAAAACAGGAAATTGAAAAAATAAAAGCTGATTTTAATGAAGTAGATAAAAAGTTAAAAAATAAAGAAAAAGTCTTCCATGAATTACTTAAAGAAGAGAGTAATATTGGTCAAAAAACCGTTAGAATAAAAGAAAAAATTGCCGGAAAAAAAGAAAGAATAGAAGCTATTAAAAAGAGAATTTTAGAAATAAAAAGCGAAAAAGAATTAGTTAATGAAAAAATTGTTAATAGCCAGGATGAGCTTAAAAATTTGCACAGAGATAGACAAGAACTTTTTAAAGAAAAAGACGCTTTGGAAAAGAATATCAAAAATATAAAAGAAAGTCTTTTTAAAATAAAATACGAGATAGACGAAAAAAGGAAGTTAAAACAAAAAAATAATCAAATTCTTGAAACTAAATTAAAAGAATTACAAAAAATTGATCAAGAAATCAAAACTCTTGAGAAGAGATATAAAAAAAGTTTAGAGAAACAGAAAGAGCTTGAAATTAAAAAAGAAAATTTAGATAAAAGACAAAAAGAACTCTCAAAAAAAATAGAAAATCTTGAATTAAAAATTGAAGAGAAAAAAATAATTCTTGAACGAGAAAGAGAAAAAATATCTGATCTACGTTTAAAAATAAAAGAAGTAACTTCAGAAATAGAATGGTTAAAGCAAATAATAAAAGACAGAAAATCAGAGGCTGAAAAACTCTTAAAAAATAAAGGTTTTGACGTTCTTAGTGTTTTTGAAACTATAGAATTAGCACCTGAAGAAGAAAAAATAGCTGAACTGGCCTTCCCAGAACTCTTAGAGGCTATTTATTTTAAAGATAAAGAGACCTGCCAAAAAGCTATCAATGTCCTTAAAAAAGAAAAAATTCAGGCTTTAATTGTCTATAATAAAAATCCAAGCCTTTTAATAAAGGCAAAAATAAAAAACATATCATTAAAAGACGAGATTGACTTAACTGAAAAACAGGCTGTTGTTACTCTTCAAGGGGAATTATGGGATCCAGATGGCATATTTCGTTTAAAGGGTAAAGTCTCTTCATTATTGACTCATAAAAAAATGCTTGATGAAAAAATCAAATTTCTTCCCAAAACAAAAGAAGAACTACTTGAAAAAGAAAAAAATTTTAAAGAAATAAATAAAATTTTAGAAAATCTAAAAAGAGAATATACTGAAAATATAAAATTTAAAAAGCAGCTGAATAACGAACTACAAAGTATAGAATCTAGTCTTAAAAAGATTGCTCTTGATACTGAAAAAGCAATTCAAAGAAAAGAATTATTAGAAAAGCAAAAGCAACAAATTAATAAAGAAATAGTAAGCTTGAAAGAGGTTATTAGTCAAATAGAATTAGATAATTTACTAAAGGAAAAAGATAATTTACAGTCAGAACTGCATAAGCTTGAAGAACAATTTAAACTGAAAAATAAACAGCTCAAAGCTGTTTTGGCCAAAATAAGAGCAATAGAATTAGAAATTACAGCTAACAAGGAAAAATTTAATCAACTTATAAAAGAAGAAAAAAGAATACTTCAAGAGGAAACTAGCTTAGCTAGAGACATTGAAAAGCTCCATGAAGAAAAATTTATCTATGAAGAGAAGTTAAATGATCTAAAAAAAGAAATTGCTAATATTAAAAAAGACATAGATTCCCTTTTAGAAAAAAGAGAACAATTACAAAATGAAATAAATGCTAAGCAAAAGGATTATCAACAAATTGATGAGTTTTTAAAAGAACTAACAAAATCTTTAGAAGTCTTGAAAAATGAGAAACAGCAAAAAGAAAAGAAACTCCATCGTCTGGAAATAGATCTAGCGGAAATAGAGCTTACTTTAAGCCATTTAAGAGAGCAGGCAAAAGAACAATTTAATATCGACCTCCCCTTAGAACAAAATACTTCAGATCTTTCTTTAGCTCAGATAGAAAAAATCTTAAAGGAGAAAAAAGAAGAGTTTAATTCTTTTGGTCCTGTCAATCTGCAAGCTATTGAAGAACTTCAAAAGACAGAAGAAAGAAGGGCTTTTCTTTTGGAACAAAAGGCAGACCTTGAGAAGGCAATTGACGATTTAATTTCTGCGGTTAAGCAGATTGATCGCACCTGTCGTGAAAAGTTAAAAGAGGCCCTTAAGGCGGCTAATTTAAAACTTGCCGAAATTTTTCCGTTGCTTTTTGAGGGAGGCCAAGCCGAGCTTCAGTTTACCGAAAACGATGATCCTCTTGAGGCCGGGCTTGATTTGGTTATCAAGTTGCCTGGTAAACCCATAAGGCATCTTTCCATGCTTTCGGGAGGAGAAAAGGCCCTTACGGCTCTGGCGGTGCTCTGTGCCTTTTACCTGGTCAAACCCGGGCCATTCTGTATCCTTGACGAAGTTGACGCTCCACTTGACGAAGCCAATACCGAAAAATTCATTCGTTTGTTACAGGAGCTTTCCAAATATTCACAGATAATTCTGGTAACACACAATAAACGGGTTATGGAACACGCCGATCTCCTGATTGGTGTAACCATGGAGGAAAAAGGTATTTCTAAGATAGTCAGCGTTTCTCTTTCCTAGAAGAGGAGGGAAGAGGGGCCCTTGCGCCCCTCTTGTTAGCTCAAAGGAACAACTTTTACTTTGATGTGAGCGGTAACATCAGCTGAAAGCTTTATAGGGACGACATATTCACCCAGTTTTTTGA from Thermodesulfatator indicus DSM 15286 harbors:
- a CDS encoding MFS transporter — protein: MDSPKSKFKTLEIFLLSLAHFVHDVYTAFLSPLLPLLMDKLSLSLTRGGSLAAVMQLPSLINPLLGLLADRVNLKYFVVFAPAFTAIFMSLIGLAPNYLILLFMLFMAGISVAVFHVPAPVLIARMAGSRKGLAMSFFMVGGELARTVGPIIAVTLVAMRGLDGFWPIMFAGIATSGILFWRLRNVDLSIHKSTKNLALSRTFINLKHIFLPLAGIIAARSFMHGVLTTFLPTYIKTQSGNLWLAGLALSVLEAAGVVGVLIAGPLSDFLGRQKTLAISLIGAPVFILLFLESSGIWQFLALIGCGATLLSTTPVMLALVQEHAKESPATANGIFMMLSFVFRSSIVIFIGFLADRLGLHTTYFISALVGMLGIPFLFFLPKKSN
- a CDS encoding single-stranded DNA-binding protein; the encoded protein is MSVNKVILIGRLGADPEIRYTADGQPVATFRLATSERWTDKNGQRQERTEWHRVVAFGKLAEICGEYLSKGRQVYIEGRLQTRSYEDRDGIKRYVTEIVAQNMQMLGRRDEVSAGPAPSAGTSDFVDEPPPDEDLPF
- the galE gene encoding UDP-glucose 4-epimerase GalE translates to MSRKILVTGGAGYIGSHVVKLLLEKGYEPIVLDNLSAGHREAVLGARLVKGDLRDKAFLKSFFEAEKPIAVMHFAAYIVVPESVTDPLKYYENNLSATVNLLQASVENKVSAFIFSSSAAVYGVPKEVPIPEEHPVSPINPYGTSKAMVENMLTDCHNAYGLPYVSLRYFNAAGADPSGLIGEAHNPETHLIPLLLQTAIGKREKFYLFGTDYPTSDGTCIRDFIHVNDLAEVHILALEHLLNKGESLTLNCGYGHGYSVKEVLEEAKRITKRDIPYEIKERRPGDPPILVAKSENVKKFLGFLPKFDDLTRIIETAWQWELNRRY
- a CDS encoding secondary thiamine-phosphate synthase enzyme YjbQ, which translates into the protein MIKTITVKTNRQTELVDITDQVAPLVAGVESGICFLYCPHTTAGIIINEGADPAVADDVISVLNHFVPWKFSYKHLEGNSPAHVKAVLTGPGTFVFIENGKLKLGTWQRIFFAEYDGPRTRKIYVKVMADK
- the hemB gene encoding porphobilinogen synthase — encoded protein: MFFPEYRPRRLRRNETLRSLVRETELSLNHLIYPLFVVEGHGIKEEVPSMPGVFRFSVDLLKEEIKEIIDLGLPAVILFGIPAQKDEIGSEAYAKKGVVQRAISAIKKIAPELLVITDVCLCEYTSHGHCGIIKGSEVDNDLTLEQLARVAVSHAKAGADMVAPSDMMDGRVARIREALDEAGFSHIPIMSYAVKYCSSFYGPFRDAAESAPQFGDRRSYQMDPANVREALREATLDVEEGADILMVKPAMPYLDVITRLREEFNHPIAAYQVSGEYAMIKAAGKLGWLDEERAMMESLISIRRAGADIILTYFAKEIAKKLAK
- a CDS encoding AAA family ATPase; this translates as MRIKRLEIFGFKSFPKKVNIVFPSGISAIVGPNGCGKSNLVDALRWILGEQNPRFLRVREMTDLIYAGENGHRPDFAEVKLILDNDKKEGPKDLAQLNEISVARRLYRDGESEFYLNNRPCRLKDIVYLFLDTGVHARGYGIIDQGRVSQFLELSPKERRRFLEELAGIARFKVKKEETERQLSRTKENLNRIKDILTEVESRLTELKEQAKKAEEYLKLQEEIRDLSLKKFDYLFRQARDKQQEVSEKIASLKEEVKNISLQINQLEPQKDEKEALILLLKQEIEKIKADFNEVDKKLKNKEKVFHELLKEESNIGQKTVRIKEKIAGKKERIEAIKKRILEIKSEKELVNEKIVNSQDELKNLHRDRQELFKEKDALEKNIKNIKESLFKIKYEIDEKRKLKQKNNQILETKLKELQKIDQEIKTLEKRYKKSLEKQKELEIKKENLDKRQKELSKKIENLELKIEEKKIILEREREKISDLRLKIKEVTSEIEWLKQIIKDRKSEAEKLLKNKGFDVLSVFETIELAPEEEKIAELAFPELLEAIYFKDKETCQKAINVLKKEKIQALIVYNKNPSLLIKAKIKNISLKDEIDLTEKQAVVTLQGELWDPDGIFRLKGKVSSLLTHKKMLDEKIKFLPKTKEELLEKEKNFKEINKILENLKREYTENIKFKKQLNNELQSIESSLKKIALDTEKAIQRKELLEKQKQQINKEIVSLKEVISQIELDNLLKEKDNLQSELHKLEEQFKLKNKQLKAVLAKIRAIELEITANKEKFNQLIKEEKRILQEETSLARDIEKLHEEKFIYEEKLNDLKKEIANIKKDIDSLLEKREQLQNEINAKQKDYQQIDEFLKELTKSLEVLKNEKQQKEKKLHRLEIDLAEIELTLSHLREQAKEQFNIDLPLEQNTSDLSLAQIEKILKEKKEEFNSFGPVNLQAIEELQKTEERRAFLLEQKADLEKAIDDLISAVKQIDRTCREKLKEALKAANLKLAEIFPLLFEGGQAELQFTENDDPLEAGLDLVIKLPGKPIRHLSMLSGGEKALTALAVLCAFYLVKPGPFCILDEVDAPLDEANTEKFIRLLQELSKYSQIILVTHNKRVMEHADLLIGVTMEEKGISKIVSVSLS